One Rosa chinensis cultivar Old Blush chromosome 3, RchiOBHm-V2, whole genome shotgun sequence DNA window includes the following coding sequences:
- the LOC112191500 gene encoding tricyclene synthase EBOS, chloroplastic isoform X2 — MSTQCLASSGSPAAQTSHLDVKRLTANYKPSIWSHDFLQSLHIDDRNHEEVYKDNRWKLIEEDLKNVIDAESLETTLELIDDIQRLGLGHRFEASITEALDKVLKNLDQITNEDTPSLHLTALSFRLLRQHGFQVSQDVFKIFMDCDDSFKDCLCKDVKGMLSLYEASFLGIEGETLLDEALAFTSMHLKNLSRLQVTQGKGVLEQVSHALEMPLHHRMQSLEARWYIEAYSKKADANQVLLEFAKLDYNVVQQTYQRDLKDISRWDVNAVEILSDYQLKLCFLALYNTVNEMTYETLKEQGVNVLPYVRKAWADMCKTWLTEAKWRHNKYTPTFEEYLANAWISVSGVVILVHTYFLLNQNISDEALKCLENHHDLLRWPSLIFRLSNDLVTSKAELERGETATSISCIRRDGVVSNEESARKYISNLIENSWKKMNKDGLLFGASPFTKEFVAATMNLARIAQCIYQYGDGIGAPDKRVKNQILAVIVQPV, encoded by the exons ATGTCTACCCAATGCTTAGCGAGCAGTGGTAGCCCTGCTGCTCAAACTTCACATCTGGATGTTAAAAGACTGACAGCAAATTACAAGCCAAGTATTTGGAGTCACGATTTTCTTCAGTCGTTACATATTGATGATCGCAATCAT GAAGAAGTATACAAAGATAATAGGTGGAAGTTGATCGAGGAGGATCTGAAAAATGTGATTGATGCAGAGTCACTAGAGACTACacttgaattgattgatgacaTCCAACGATTAGGTTTGGGACACCGATTCGAGGCCAGTATAACAGAAGCCCTTGATAAAGTTTTGAAGAATCTTGACCAAATAACAAACGAGGATACTCCAAGTCTGCACCTCACTGCTCTCAGCTTCAGACTCCTTAGACAACATGGGTTTCAAGTTTCCCAAG atgttttcaaaattttcatggACTGCGACGACAGCTTCAAGGATTGCCTTTGCAAAGATGTCAAAGGAATGTTGAGTCTATACGAAGCTTCATTCCTTGGTATTGAAGGAGAAACACTCTTGGATGAGGCCCTTGCATTCACTAGCATGCACCTAAAGAACCTCAGCAGATTGCAAGTTACTCAAGGCAAAGGTGTATTAGAGCAAGTGAGTCATGCATTGGAGATGCCATTGCACCATAGAATGCAAAGTCTAGAAGCTAGATGGTATATTGAGGCATACAGTAAAAAGGCAGATGCAAATCAAGTGCTACTTGAATTTGCCAAGCTAGATTACAATGTGGTGCAACAAACATACCAAAGAGATCTTAAAGACATTTCAAG ATGGGATGTGAATGCTGTGGAGATTCTTTCAGACTACCAACTTAAGCTCTGTTTCCTTGCTCTCTATAACACTGTGAATGAAATGACTTATGAAACTTTGAAGGAACAAGGAGTGAACGTCCTTCCTTACGTGAGAAAAGCT TGGGCAGATATGTGCAAAACTTGGTTAACGGAGGCAAAGTGGCGTCACAACAAGTACACACCTACATTTGAAGAATATCTTGCCAATGCATGGATATCAGTTTCTGGGGTGGTCATTCTAGTCCATACCTACTTTCTACTGAATCAAAATATCTCAGATGAAGCACTTAAATGCTTAGAGAATCACCATGATCTCTTGCGTTGGCCGTCTCTTATTTTTCGGCTCTCAAATGATTTGGTTACTTCGAAG GCAGAACTAGAGAGAGGTGAAACTGCAACTTCAATATCCTGCATCAGACGTGATGGTGTTGTTTCTAATGAGGAATCTGCTCGCAAATATATTAGTAATTTGATTGAGAATAGttggaagaagatgaacaaagATGGACTACTATTTGGTGCTTCTCCATTCACAAAGGAATTTGTAGCAGCAACAATGAACCTTGCTCGAATTGCCCAATGCATTTACCAATATGGAGATGGGATTGGTGCCCCGGATAAAAGAGTAAAGAACCAGATCCTAGCAGTGATTGTACAACCTGTTTAA
- the LOC112191500 gene encoding tricyclene synthase EBOS, chloroplastic isoform X1 has protein sequence MSTQCLASSGSPAAQTSHLDVKRLTANYKPSIWSHDFLQSLHIDDRNHEEVYKDNRWKLIEEDLKNVIDAESLETTLELIDDIQRLGLGHRFEASITEALDKVLKNLDQITNEDTPSLHLTALSFRLLRQHGFQVSQDVFKIFMDCDDSFKDCLCKDVKGMLSLYEASFLGIEGETLLDEALAFTSMHLKNLSRLQVTQGKGVLEQVSHALEMPLHHRMQSLEARWYIEAYSKKADANQVLLEFAKLDYNVVQQTYQRDLKDISRWWKDTGLAKKLSFSRDRLMELFFWSVGIVFEPQLSNVRKGITKVSALITTIDDVYDVYGTLDELELFTNVVERWDVNAVEILSDYQLKLCFLALYNTVNEMTYETLKEQGVNVLPYVRKAWADMCKTWLTEAKWRHNKYTPTFEEYLANAWISVSGVVILVHTYFLLNQNISDEALKCLENHHDLLRWPSLIFRLSNDLVTSKAELERGETATSISCIRRDGVVSNEESARKYISNLIENSWKKMNKDGLLFGASPFTKEFVAATMNLARIAQCIYQYGDGIGAPDKRVKNQILAVIVQPV, from the exons ATGTCTACCCAATGCTTAGCGAGCAGTGGTAGCCCTGCTGCTCAAACTTCACATCTGGATGTTAAAAGACTGACAGCAAATTACAAGCCAAGTATTTGGAGTCACGATTTTCTTCAGTCGTTACATATTGATGATCGCAATCAT GAAGAAGTATACAAAGATAATAGGTGGAAGTTGATCGAGGAGGATCTGAAAAATGTGATTGATGCAGAGTCACTAGAGACTACacttgaattgattgatgacaTCCAACGATTAGGTTTGGGACACCGATTCGAGGCCAGTATAACAGAAGCCCTTGATAAAGTTTTGAAGAATCTTGACCAAATAACAAACGAGGATACTCCAAGTCTGCACCTCACTGCTCTCAGCTTCAGACTCCTTAGACAACATGGGTTTCAAGTTTCCCAAG atgttttcaaaattttcatggACTGCGACGACAGCTTCAAGGATTGCCTTTGCAAAGATGTCAAAGGAATGTTGAGTCTATACGAAGCTTCATTCCTTGGTATTGAAGGAGAAACACTCTTGGATGAGGCCCTTGCATTCACTAGCATGCACCTAAAGAACCTCAGCAGATTGCAAGTTACTCAAGGCAAAGGTGTATTAGAGCAAGTGAGTCATGCATTGGAGATGCCATTGCACCATAGAATGCAAAGTCTAGAAGCTAGATGGTATATTGAGGCATACAGTAAAAAGGCAGATGCAAATCAAGTGCTACTTGAATTTGCCAAGCTAGATTACAATGTGGTGCAACAAACATACCAAAGAGATCTTAAAGACATTTCAAG GTGGTGGAAGGATACCGGGTTAGCAAAGAAGTTATCCTTCAGCAGAGATAGACTGATGGAATTGTTCTTTTGGTCAGTTGGTATAGTGTTTGAACCTCAACTCAGCAATGTTAGAAAAGGGATAACTAAAGTCAGTGCTCTAATAACGACAATTGATGATGTTTATGATGTTTATGGTACTTTGGATGAACTAGAGCTATTCACAAATGTTGTTGAAAG ATGGGATGTGAATGCTGTGGAGATTCTTTCAGACTACCAACTTAAGCTCTGTTTCCTTGCTCTCTATAACACTGTGAATGAAATGACTTATGAAACTTTGAAGGAACAAGGAGTGAACGTCCTTCCTTACGTGAGAAAAGCT TGGGCAGATATGTGCAAAACTTGGTTAACGGAGGCAAAGTGGCGTCACAACAAGTACACACCTACATTTGAAGAATATCTTGCCAATGCATGGATATCAGTTTCTGGGGTGGTCATTCTAGTCCATACCTACTTTCTACTGAATCAAAATATCTCAGATGAAGCACTTAAATGCTTAGAGAATCACCATGATCTCTTGCGTTGGCCGTCTCTTATTTTTCGGCTCTCAAATGATTTGGTTACTTCGAAG GCAGAACTAGAGAGAGGTGAAACTGCAACTTCAATATCCTGCATCAGACGTGATGGTGTTGTTTCTAATGAGGAATCTGCTCGCAAATATATTAGTAATTTGATTGAGAATAGttggaagaagatgaacaaagATGGACTACTATTTGGTGCTTCTCCATTCACAAAGGAATTTGTAGCAGCAACAATGAACCTTGCTCGAATTGCCCAATGCATTTACCAATATGGAGATGGGATTGGTGCCCCGGATAAAAGAGTAAAGAACCAGATCCTAGCAGTGATTGTACAACCTGTTTAA